AGCAGGACTATTTATTAGCCCTTGAATGCTCATCGTGTATTCAACACCAGGCTAAGGCCGGCCCAATTGCATTGAATTGTCATGTACATGCAGGAGCATGTCTTTCTTATTTGACATCGCTTCGGTTTGGAAGAGCCTGGATTAATGCGTAGGCAATCTCTATGAAGCACCACATGGAACATAAAGCGTCAAACACCTCTTTGGTTCCACATCCCTGCCAATTTCTCGTACATGAAACGACTGAAAAATCGCGCCATCTCATGCATCGAGCCGCTCAAGCCGTCTGCCCCTGACTCGGGGCGATTCAGACTGCTTGCCGCGGGCTGTTCTGGAATCCGGGATGCAAGCCCTGTGCTGTTTGAGCGGGACGCTTGTACTTGGTCCGGGGGACCAAGTACCCCGCGAGGTTCTATGGTTTGGGTCAAGCTGTTTTAGGCGATAGTTTGGACGGGTCAAAGGCTTGTCCACTTTTCCACACGGCATATGCAATGCGCAGCAACTTACGAGCCAGAATCACAATCGATTCTGTGCCCGCCAGGCCTCGGGCACGATACGCTTCATACAACGGTTTACATGCCGCACTGCGGCAGGCCGACATCGCTGCCAAATACAGTTGTCGGCGCAGCAAAGCCGGCCCACGCTTGCTGATACGACGACGCCCTCGCTTGGTCCCTGAGTCGTTGGGTCGGGGATCGAGCCCGCTATACGCGACTAAGGCATCCGCATTGGCAAAGGGAATACGATTGAGCAGTTCGGTCAACAAGGCCGCTGTCTGTTGACCGATGCCACTCACACTACGCAAACGTTGATATCCCTGTTCGAGCTGCGGGTCGTTCGCAATCAAATGCTGTATTTGTTGATCCATTGAGGCCAGCACAACATCAAATCCATGTTGTAACGCTTGGGTATCGACACCTGATAGATCCACGTCGGTAAAGGCCTGGCGTAAAGCGCTCTGGTGAGTGATCACTTGAGCGCGACGAGACAACAGTTGACGCAACTGTTGTTGCTCGGGGGTGAGCGGTTGCCAAGCTTGCAGGCTGGATTGATGCTCTTGCAGGTAGCGGACAATGACCTCTGCATCAATATTATCGGTCTTGGCCCGGCTGCCTAAGGCTCGTGCATAGTAAAAGACATCACGCGCGTTCAAGATATAGACCGTCAAGCCATGCAGATAAGCCAACTGGGCCAGTAAGGCGTGGTAATTGCCCGTTGACTCCATGGCAATTAGCGCGTGTTCTGACACTGTCTTTAACCAACGGGTAATGCCAGTCGTCGTGTTGGCAATGATGCAGGGCCGTTGGCCCGCTACGCTGATGACCAGCTCAGCCTTGGCAACATCAGCACCGATATAAAGCACAGTCGTTTGCATGGGAGCACCTCCAAAGCGCACAATGAGTAACGTCGGGGTGTACGCCATCCGGCTCGTTGACTTGCGTTCAGATCGGCGGTCGCGGTTCGATGAACGGCGCCGCTCAGTTCCTTATCGACGGTGATGGGTGGGGCGGGAGAGTTCTCGCGGTGTCGGTCCGGCATTGGCCGAT
This genomic window from Alcaligenes faecalis contains:
- a CDS encoding IS110 family transposase, whose product is MQTTVLYIGADVAKAELVISVAGQRPCIIANTTTGITRWLKTVSEHALIAMESTGNYHALLAQLAYLHGLTVYILNARDVFYYARALGSRAKTDNIDAEVIVRYLQEHQSSLQAWQPLTPEQQQLRQLLSRRAQVITHQSALRQAFTDVDLSGVDTQALQHGFDVVLASMDQQIQHLIANDPQLEQGYQRLRSVSGIGQQTAALLTELLNRIPFANADALVAYSGLDPRPNDSGTKRGRRRISKRGPALLRRQLYLAAMSACRSAACKPLYEAYRARGLAGTESIVILARKLLRIAYAVWKSGQAFDPSKLSPKTA